A genomic region of Ochotona princeps isolate mOchPri1 chromosome 17, mOchPri1.hap1, whole genome shotgun sequence contains the following coding sequences:
- the TOP3A gene encoding DNA topoisomerase 3-alpha, translating into MLFPVARCALRLLRRQPGHRALSRTAMEVAFRGVRKVLCVAEKNDAAKGIADLLSSGRMRRREGLSKFNKIYEFDYHLYGQNVTMIMTSVSGHLLAHDFQMRFRKWQSCNPLALFEAEIEKYCPENFVDIKKTLERETRQCQALVIWTDCDREGENIGFEIIHVCKAVKPTLQVLRARFSEITPRAVRMACENLTEPDRRVSEAVDVRQELDLRIGAAFTRFQTLRLQKIFPQVLAEQLISYGSCQFPTLGFVVERFKAIQAFVPEVFHRIKVTHDHEDGVVEFHWKRHRLFNHTACLVLYQLCMEDPTATVVEVKSKPKSKWRPQALDTVELEKLASRKLRINAKETMRIAEKLYTQGYISYPRTETNIFPKDLNLTALVEQQTQDPRWGAFAQSILERGGPTPRNGNKSDQAHPPIHPTKHTTGLQGDDQRLYEFIVRHFLACCSQDAQGQETTVEIDIAQERFVAHGLMILARNYLDVYPYDHWSDKLLPIYEHGTRFQPSTVEMVNGETSPPQLLTEADLIALMEKHGIGTDATHAEHIETIKARMYVGLTPDKRFLPGHLGMGLVEGYDSMGYEMSKPDLRAELEADLKLICEGKKDKSVVLRQQVQKYKQVFIEAVAKAKKLDEALSQYFGEGAEVAQPEELYPSLPEPIRKCPRCNRDMVLKAKKNGGFYLSCVGFPECRSAIWFPDSVLEANRDESVCPVCQPQPVYRLRLKFKRGSLPPTMPLELVGCVGGCDETLREILDLRLSHGTPRAAQPSGHLQASQALNRMDSRQHGRPQPPDSRPPGPSKALTRAPLLPAAASGAGESNSVTCNCGQEAVLLTVRKEGPNQGRQFYKCASGGCSFFLWADSSPPAAPRAPGGSLPHPPGSGGPLGGSSGFGGGGGVTSCLCSQPAITRTVQKDGPNKGRQFHTCSKPREQQCGFFQWADENSAPLAPGMFGALPWSGAGGRAQGSEARSKRPRASSSDTAPGPTVKKARKCSLCHQPGHTRPFCPQNR; encoded by the exons agagaaggactttCTAAATTCAACAAGATCTATGAATTTGATTATCATCTGTATGGCCAG AATGTCACCATGATCATGACCTCGGTCTCTGGGCACTTGCTGGCTCACGATTTCCAGATGCGGTTTCGGAAGTG GCAGAGCTGCAACCCTCTTGCCCTGTTTGAAGCAGAGATCGAGAAATACTGCCCAGAGAATTTTGTAGACATCAAG AAAACTCTGGAACGAGAGACAAGGCAGTGCCAAGCTCTGGTGATCTGGACTGACTGTGACAGAGAAGGTGAAAACATTGGGTTTGAGATCATCCACGTGTGTAAGGCCG TGAAGCCCACCCTGCAAGTGCTGAGAGCCCGTTTCTCAGAGATCACACCCCGGGCCGTGCGGATGGCCTGCGAAAACCTGACTGAGCCCGACCGCCGGGTGAGCGAAGCGGTGGACGTGAGGCAGGAACTGGACCTGAGGATCG GCGCCGCCTTCACCAGGTTCCAGACCCTGCGGCTGCAGAAGATCTTCCCCCAGGTGCTGGCCGAGCAGCTCATTAGTTACGGCAGCTGCCAGTTCCCGACCCTGGGCTTCGTGGTGGAGAGGTTCAAAGCCATCCAGGCCTTTGTGCCCGAAGTCTTCCACAGGATTAAGG TCACTCACGACCATGAAGATGGTGTTGTAGAATTCCACTGGAAAAGGCACCGGCTGTTCAACCACACTGCATGCCTCGTGCTCTACCAGCTGTGTATGGAG GATCCCACAGCAACTGTGGTAGAGGTCAAGTCCAAGCCGAAGAGCAAGTGGCGGCCTCAAGCTTTGGACACTGTG GAACTTGAGAAGCTGGCCTCTCGCAAGCTGAGGATAAATGCCAAAGAGACCATGAGGATTGCTGAAAAACTCTACACGCAAGG GTACATCAGCTATCCCCGAACGGAAACAAACATTTTCCCCAAAGACCTAAACCTGACGGCATTGGTGGAGCAGCAGACCCAGGATCCACGCTGGGGGGCCTTTGCCCAGAGCATCCTAGAACGGGGTGGCCCCACCCCCCGTAACGGGAACAAGTCTGACCAGGCGCATCCTCCCATTCACCCCACAAAACACACCACCGGCCTGCAG GGAGACGACCAGCGGCTCTATGAGTTCATCGTTCGCCATTTCCtggcctgctgctcccaggatgcccagggtCAGGAGACCACCGTGGAGATTGACATTGCGCAGGAGCGCTTTGTGGCCCACGGCCTCATGATTCTGGCCCGCAACTACCTGGACGTGTATCCCTACGACCACTGGAGCGACAAG CTGCTGCCCATCTACGAGCATGGGACCCGCTTCCAGCCCAGCACCGTGGAGATGGTGAATGGGGAGACCAGTCCTCCCCAGCTGCTCACCGAGGCTGACCTGATCGCCCTCATGGAGAAGCATGGCATTG GTACAGATGCCACGCACGCGGAGCACATCGAGACCATCAAAGCCCGGATGTACGTTGGCCTCACCCCAGACAAGCGCTTCCTCCCCGGACACCTGGGCATGGGGCTTGTGGAAG GCTACGATTCCATGGGCTACGAGATGTCCAAGCCTGACCTCCGGGCCGAGCTGGAGGCTGACCTGAAGCTGATCTGCGAGGGCAAGAAGGACAAGTCGGTGGttctgaggcagcaggtgcagaagTACAAGCAGGTGTTCATTGAAGCCGTGGCCAAAGCCAAGAA GTTGGACGAGGCCCTCTCCCAGTACTTCGGAGAAGGGGCAGAAGTGGCCCAGCCGGAAGAGCTCTACCCATCCCTGCCTGAGCCAATCCGGAAGTGCCCGCGGTGCAACAGGGACATGGTCCTCAAAGCCAAGAAGAATGGCGG GTTCTACCTCAGCTGTGTGGGTTTTCCCGAATGTCGATCGGCCATATGGTTTCCCGACTCAGTGCTGGAAGCCAACAGGGACGAGAGCGTGTGTCCCGTGTGTCAACCACAGCCTGTGTACAG GTTGAGGTTGAAGTTCAAGCGCGGGAGCCTCCCCCCAACTATGCCCCTCGAGTTGGTTGGCTGCGTCGGCGGCTGTGATGAGACCCTGCGGGAGATCTTGGACCTGCGCCTCTCCCACGGCACCCCCCGAGCAGCCCAGCCCTCCGGCCACCTGCAGGCCAGCCAGGCCCTCAACAGGATGGACAGTAGGCAGCACGGCCGCCCCCAGCCCCCTGACAGCAGGCCCCCTGGACCTTCCAAGGCTCTGACCCGAGCGCCCCTGCTGCCCGCCGCTGCCAGCGGTGCCGGAGAGAGCAACTCTGTGACCTGCAACTGTGGCCAGGAGGCTGTGCTGCTGACGGTGCGCAAGGAGGGCCCCAACCAGGGCCGCCAGTTCTACAAGTGCGCCAGCGGTGGCTGCAGCTTCTTCCTGTGGGCCGACAGCAGCCCTCCGGCAGCCCCGAGAGCTCCGGGGGGCTCGCTGCCTCACCCACCAGGCTCGGGCGGCCCCCTGGGTGGGTCGAGTGGCTTTGGTGGCGGTGGCGGCGTCACGTCCTGCCTGTGCAGCCAGCCTGCCATCACACGCACCGTGCAGAAAGACGGACCCAACAAGGGGCGCCAGTTCCACACATGTTCCAAGCCGCGCGAGCAGCAGTGTGGCTTCTTCCAGTGGGCAGACGAGAACTCGGCCCCCTTGGCCCCAG GGATGTTTGGAGCCCTGCCCTGGTCGGGAGCAGGAGGCCGAGCCCAggggtctgaagccagaagcaaaagGCCTCGGGCCAGCTCCTCAGATACCGCGCCAGGGCCCACGGTGAAGAAGGCCCGCAAGTGCAGCCTCTGCCACCAGCCTGGACACACGCGGCCTTTCTGCCCGCAGAATCGATGA
- the MIEF2 gene encoding mitochondrial dynamics protein MID49 has translation MAFSQMRGKRRGDEGLGGAVDFLLANARLVLGVGAAAVLGIATLAVKRLIDRAAGPRDEDDAKGDSWKELNLLKAVPPQPQPPPAARSLPETRLAPCPSAPEGLSDAGPRAPSPPARLCLTLQERLLAFERTHVAIPEAQVALAKQLAGDIALELQAYLRNKFPELPFGALVPGGPLYDGLQAGAAERVRLSVPLALEPGLWSLVPGADTVARDPRCWAVRRTGLEFSPRGSSPWDRFLVGGYLSSRPLLQLLHKALTASVNWPAIGSLLGCAIRPCVASEELLLELQHECLELTVAVLPSVTDADCLLLAWPLEGLASNLWLQDLYPLEAARLRALDGRDAGSRRRLLLLLCAVCRGHPVLSRLGLGPLTQVVLRVGEEAMDWAEEALGERFLQALELLLCGLEQASLPCHFSPAVDMLGGLREQDIDDLGYALYRGLQAPETLL, from the exons ATGGCGTTCTCGCAGATGCGGGGCAAGCGGCGTGGTGACGAGGGCCTGGGGGGTGCCGTGGATTTCCTCCTGGCCAATGCCCgcctggtgctgggggtgggcgctgctgctgtgctgggcatCGCCACGCTGGCTGTGAAGCGG CTCATCGACAGGGCCGCCGGCCCCCGAGATGAGGATGATGCCAAGGGGGACAGCTGGAAGGAGCTGAACCTGCTCAAGGCTGTGCCGCCGCAGCCCCAGCCCCCGCCCGCTGCCCGCAGCCTGCCCGAGACTCGCCTGGCCCCCTGTCCATCTGCCCCAG AGGGACTGTCGGATGCTGGTCCTCGTGCGCCCAGCCCCCCGGCCCGGCTATGCCTGACCCTGCAGGAGCGACTGCTGGCCTTCGAGCGGACCCATGTGGCCATCCCGGAGGCCCAGGTGGCCCTGGCCAAGCAGCTGGCTGGTGACATCGCCCTGGAGCTGCAGGCCTACCTGCGGAACAAATTTCCAGAACTGCCCTTCGGGGCCCTGGTGCCTGGCGGGCCACTGTATGACGGGCTGCAGGCAGGGGCGGCTGAGCGTGTGCGCCTCTCAGTGCCTCTGGCGCTGGAGCCGGGTCTCTGGAGCCTGGTGCCTGGTGCTGACACGGTGGCCCGGGACCCCCGCTGTTGGGCCGTGCGCAGGACTGGGCTGGAGTTCAGCCCCCGGGGCAGCAGTCCCTGGGACCGCTTCCTCGTGGGGGGCTACCTGTCCTCCCGgccgctgctgcagctgctgcacaaGGCGCTGACGGCCTCCGTCAACTGGCCGGCCATTGGCAGTCTCCTGGGCTGTGCCATCCGGCCCTGCGTGGCCTcggaggagctgctgctggagctgcagcaCGAGTGCCTGGAGCTCACCGTGGCCGTGCTCCCGTCTGTCACTGACGCCGACTGCCTCCTCCTGGCCTGGCCGCTTGAAGGCCTGGCCAGCAACCTCTGGCTGCAGGACCTGTATCCACTGGAAGCTGCTAGGCTGCGGGCCCTGGACGGCCGTGATGCCGGCTCTcggcggcggctgctgctgctgctgtgtgctgtCTGCCGTGGCCACCCAGTGCTGTCTCGCCTGGGCCTGGGGCCCCTGACACAGGTGGTGCTGCGGGTCGGGGAGGAGGCCATGGACTGGGCCGAGGAGGCCCTGGGGGAGCGCTTTTTGCAGGCCCTGGAGCTGTTGCTGTGTGGGCTGGAGCAGGCCAGCCTGCCCTGTCACTTCAGCCCTGCCGTGGACATGCTGGGTGGCTTGCGGGAGCAGGACATCGACGACCTGGGCTATGCACTGTACAGGGGCCTGCAGGCACCTGAGACGCTGCTCTAG